One part of the Quercus lobata isolate SW786 chromosome 7, ValleyOak3.0 Primary Assembly, whole genome shotgun sequence genome encodes these proteins:
- the LOC115953916 gene encoding BTB/POZ domain-containing protein At3g05675, whose amino-acid sequence MESPCNETQVSSRIDDRSTSDVVVRLRTQDGRDEWIYCHALILTQKSKYFADRLSENWPTCQILDSRNCVDVYCLESNFDYHVNVLRLLYDVIDGSVDDMWHGVRNALGILQVAVELGCPQIVTACVNYLEAVPWEEAEEEEILRIIPHMGSQAEPILARLQPVNPSAIMGIFLSTIQFATSSPPPSMNDLKSSAQEQLEYMLTEDDDAPLLTADEEIKLEVKECVKRLFSRFNHILEALFCEHVESVCEAGVMQSFQSHLSDLSWAGQILNKLEIMKEFVNNWIDASDKIVKVVDQASPTAEITETKSKIIEVAAKVLEAIGYGTVILPTTKRLHAVKVWLPFVRVTKPVIDSITTNGDDAMTIKIDGELWQSLESTFVSIILALPSKDQAEILNEWLGSEHICYPDLTEAFEVWCYRSKVAKRRLSLVSGNNGITKTL is encoded by the exons ATGGAGTCCCCT TGTAACGAAACACAGGTTTCTAGCAGGATTGATGACCGATCAACCAGTGATGTGGTTGTGAGACTACGAACGCAGGATGGCCGAGATGAATGGATATACTGTCACGCCCTCATACTAACACAAAAAAGCAAGTATTTTGCTGACCGCCTCTCTGAGAATTGGCCAACATGTCAAATCCTTGACTCACGCAACTGTGTTGACGTATATTGTCTTGAATCTAACTTTGACTACCATGTCAATGTTCTACGCCTTCTCTATGATGTCATAGATGGCTCAGTGGATGACATGTGGCATGGTGTTCGAAATGCCCTTGGTATACTCCAGGTGGCTGTTGAGCTTGGTTGTCCACAAATTGTTACTGCTTGTGTGAACTATTTGGAAGCTGTCCCTTGGGAAgaggctgaggaggaggaaatTCTAAGAATCATACCACATATGGGATCACAAGCAGAGCCCATTCTTGCCCGTCTCCAACCTGTCAATCCATCAGCTATAATGGGGATATTTCTCTCAACCATTCAATTTGCCACATCATCCCCTCCTCCATCCATGAATGATCTTAAATCTTCAGCCCAGGAGCAGCTTGAATACATGCTAACTGAAGATGATGATGCCCCTCTATTAACTGCTGATGAGGAGATAAAATTGGAGGTGAAAGAATGTGTAAAGAGACTGTTTTCCAGATTCAACCATATATTAGAAGCTTTGTTTTGTGAACATGtagaatcagtttgtgaggcaGGAGTCATGCAGTCATTTCAATCCCATCTATCTGATTTGTCATGGGCTGGTCAGATATTGAATAAGCTGGAAATTATGAAAGAATTTGTCAACAACTGGATTGATGCATCAGATAAGATAGTCAAGGTTGTTGATCAAGCAAGTCCAACAGCTGAAATTACTGAGACAAAGTCAAAGATTATTGAAGTTGCAGCAAAAGTTTTAGAGGCAATAGGGTATGGAACAGTTATATTGCCAACCACAAAACGGCTTCATGCGGTAAAAGTGTGGCTTCCATTCGTGAGAGTTACAAAACCTGTAATTGATTCTATCACAACTAATGGTGACGATGCTATGACAATCAAAATAGATGGTGAGCTGTGGCAATCCTTGGAATCCACATTTGTTTCGATAATTCTTGCATTGCCATCCAAGGACCAAGCAGAGATTTTAAATGAATGGTTAGGAAGTGAACATATTTGCTATCCCGACCTGACAGAGGCATTTGAAGTGTGGTGTTATAGATCCAAGGTTGCCAAGAGAAGACTATCATTGGTCAGTGGCAACAATGGTATAACCAAAACACTTTGA
- the LOC115952703 gene encoding BEL1-like homeodomain protein 1: MATYFHGNSEIQAADGLQTLVLMNRGYVQYSDTPPPPPQSQPNNFVFLNSAAAAAAANSLNLPHAPPPHTQQFVGIPLSNAGSAGDPTPQSMHAAHHEFSALHGFAPRMQYNLWNSIDPNTAARETPRAQQGLSLSLSSQQPTGGGYGSFRSDRDVPPQAQGPAISGEEHMRVSAGGSPSSASGVTNGVSGIQSVLLSSKYLKAAQDLLDEVVNVGNGIKSEISKKVNGKVIGESSVAVSGDGSVGGEGSGKRAAELSTAERQEIQMKKAKLINMLDEVDQRYRQYHHQMQIVISSFEQAAGLGSARTYTALALQTISKQFRCLKDAITGQIRAANKSLGEEDCLGGKIEGSRLKYVDHHLRQQRALQQLGMIQHNAWRPQRGLPERSVSVLRAWLFDHFLHPYPKDSDKHMLAKQTGLTRSQVSNWFINARVRLWKPMVEEMYLEELKEQEQNGSEDKSSKSNDDSASKSSAPQEKSSATENQTRSFNSKQENSTNQNGAAITISKASTSPVGGSMRNHSGFTLLGASELEGITQGSPKKPRSNDMLHSPNSVPSINMDVNMDIKPNEANNEQVSMKFGDERQSRDGYSFMGSQTNFIGGFGQYPIGEIGRFDAEQFAPRFSGNGVSLTLGLPHCENLSLSGTHHTFLPNQSIQLGRRVDIGEPNEFGAINTSTPHSSAAYESINIQNPKRFAAQLLPDFVA, encoded by the exons ATGGCGACGTACTTTCATGGCAATTCTGAAATCCAAGCAGCCGATGGGTTACAAACCCTTGTGCTCATGAACCGAGGCTATGTACAATACTCTGACACTCCACCACCGCCACCGCAGTCACAACCCAACAACTTTGTATTTCTAAACTCGGCTGCGGCTGCTGCTGCCGCGAATTCCTTGAATCTGCCTCACGCGCCGCCTCCCCACACCCAACAATTTGTCGGCATCCCACTTTCCAACGCGGGTTCCGCGGGGGACCCCACTCCCCAATCCATGCACGCAGCACACCACGAGTTCTCTGCCCTGCATGGCTTCGCCCCGCGTATGCAGTACAACCTTTGGAATTCAATTGACCCCAACACGGCGGCGCGTGAGACCCCACGCGCGCAGCAAGGGTTGTCTCTGAGTCTCTCTTCGCAGCAGCCGACAGGTGGGGGATATGGGTCTTTCCGGTCTGACCGGGACGTTCCACCGCAGGCTCAAGGGCCTGCCATTTCCGGGGAGGAGCATATGCGGGTTTCGGCCGGCGGGTCGCCTTCTTCGGCTTCCGGGGTCACCAATGGTGTCTCGGGTATTCAGAGTGTGTTGCTGAGCTCTAAGTACTTGAAGGCTGCTCAAGACCTTCTTGATGAGGTTGTGAATGTTGGGAATGGAATTAAGAGTGAGATATCAAAGAAGGTCAATGGAAAGGTAATCGGAGAATCATCAGTAGCGGTGAGCGGTGACGGCTCAGTTGGCGGTGAAGGGAGTGGTAAGCGGGCCGCCGAGCTATCCACGGCCGAGAGACAGGAAATTCAGATGAAGAAGGCAAAGCTTATTAACATGCTTGATGAG GTGGACCAAAGGTACAGGCAGTACCACCACCAGATGCAGATTGTGATTTCCTCATTTGAACAAGCAGCTGGGTTAGGCTCAGCAAGAACGTACACAGCCCTTGCTCTACAGACAATCTCAAAGCAGTTTCGGTGTTTGAAAGATGCAATAACTGGTCAAATTAGAGCTGCAAATAAGAGCTTAGGTGAAGAAGATTGCCTAGGAGGGAAGATTGAAGGTTCAAGACTCAAATATGTTGATCACCATCTTAGACAACAACGAGCTCTCCAACAGCTGGGAATGATCCAACACAATGCTTGGAGACCCCAGAGAGGATTGCCTGAAAGATCAGTTTCTGTTCTTCGTGCTTGGCTTTTTGACCACTTTCTTCACCC ATATCCTAAGGATTCAGATAAGCACATGCTTGCAAAGCAGACTGGGCTTACTAGGAGCCAG GTGTCTAATTGGTTCATCAATGCTCGAGTTCGTCTTTGGAAGCCAATGGTGGAGGAGATGTATTTGGAGGAACTCAAGGAGCAAGAGCAGAATGGATCAGAGGACAAATCAAGCAAGAGCAATGATGATTCAGCTTCAAAGTCCAGTGCTCCACAAGAGAAAAGTTCTGCTACTGAAAATCAAACCAGAAGTTTCAATTCCAAACAAGAGAATTCTACAAACCAGAATGGTGCTGCAATTACAATTTCCAAAGCCTCAACATCTCCGGTCGGAGGAAGTATGAGGAACCACTCTGGATTCACTCTCCTTGGGGCATCAGAATTGGAAGGAATCACACAAGGAAGTCCCAAGAAACCAAGGAGCAATGACATGCTGCATTCTCCAAATAGTGTCCCATCAATAAACATGGATGTCAACATGGATATCAAGCCCAATGAGGCAAATAATGAGCAAGTTTCTATGAAATTTGGTGATGAAAGGCAGAGCAGAGATGGCTACTCATTCATGGGCAGCCAAACCAACTTCATTGGAGGTTTTGGGCAATACCCAATTGGGGAAATAGGAAGGTTTGATGCTGAGCAATTTGCACCAAGGTTTTCAGGCAATGGAGTTTCTCTCACTCTTGGTCTCCCCCACTGTGAAAACCTCTCCTTGTCTGGAACCCATCACACATTTCTCCCTAATCAAAGCATTCAATTGGGAAGAAGAGTAGACATTGGTGAACCAAACGAGTTTGGTGCCATAAACACTTCCACCCCTCACTCTTCAGCTGCATATGAGAGCATCAACATTCAGAACCCAAAGAGGTTTGCTGCACAATTGTTGCCAGACTTTGTGGCTTAA